A single Paenibacillus kribbensis DNA region contains:
- the miaA gene encoding tRNA (adenosine(37)-N6)-dimethylallyltransferase MiaA encodes MTAGSKPKLLVLVGPTAVGKTKLSIEMARQWDAEIISGDSMQVYRHMDIGTAKISKQEMEGIKHHLIDIHEPEYPYSVAAFQEDCRRLIPDIHSRGKLPFIVGGTGLYVESVCYEYQFSEVGADEAFRQEQLDFAEQFGAEALHARLQAVDPESALRLHPNDRRRVVRALEIYHVSGRTLSSQLASQKKESPYQLCIVGLTMDRQMLYKRIEDRIDGMLDQGLVAEVASLIERGVRSDAISMQGLGYKEISSYLRGEVSLEEAVTWLKRDTRHFAKRQLSWFRHMKDIQWVDVTDFGNFSAHAAQIHEIIAGKFRTDLEYTSKQSK; translated from the coding sequence TTGACAGCGGGATCTAAGCCTAAATTACTTGTTCTTGTTGGCCCGACTGCAGTCGGCAAGACGAAACTAAGCATTGAGATGGCACGGCAATGGGACGCGGAAATTATTTCCGGTGATTCCATGCAGGTGTACCGTCATATGGACATTGGAACAGCCAAAATTTCCAAACAGGAAATGGAAGGAATCAAGCACCATTTAATTGATATTCATGAGCCTGAATACCCATATTCAGTAGCTGCATTTCAGGAAGATTGCCGTCGCCTCATACCGGATATTCATTCCAGAGGAAAATTGCCGTTTATCGTAGGCGGAACAGGTTTATACGTGGAATCGGTCTGCTATGAATACCAGTTTTCCGAGGTAGGAGCTGATGAAGCTTTTCGTCAGGAACAGCTTGATTTTGCCGAACAGTTTGGGGCCGAAGCGCTTCATGCGCGACTGCAGGCGGTTGATCCCGAAAGTGCGCTTCGTCTGCACCCTAATGATCGTCGTCGTGTCGTTCGGGCATTGGAAATTTACCATGTTAGCGGAAGGACACTTAGCTCGCAACTGGCCAGTCAAAAGAAGGAGTCTCCCTACCAATTGTGCATCGTAGGTTTGACAATGGATAGGCAAATGCTTTATAAACGTATTGAAGACCGAATCGACGGGATGCTCGATCAAGGGCTTGTTGCTGAGGTAGCCTCCTTAATAGAACGGGGAGTGCGAAGCGATGCCATCTCCATGCAAGGTCTAGGCTATAAAGAGATATCCTCCTACCTGCGGGGAGAGGTGTCTTTGGAAGAAGCGGTGACTTGGCTAAAACGGGATACGCGTCATTTTGCGAAGCGACAGCTCTCGTGGTTTCGCCATATGAAGGATATCCAGTGGGTAGATGTCACTGATTTCGGAAATTTTTCTGCTCATGCAGCCCAAATACACGAAATTATAGCAGGAAAGTTCCGAACAGACCTTGAATATACTTCAAAACAATCCAAATGA
- the glnA gene encoding type I glutamate--ammonia ligase yields MSYTREDILRIAKEENVRFIRLQFTDLLGTIKNVEIPVSQLEKALDNKMMFDGSSIEGYVRIEESDMYLYPDLDTWVVFPWVTSDRVARLICDIYKPDGVPFAGDPRGILKRVLKEAEELGYTSMNVGPEPEFFLFKTDEKGEPTTELNDQGGYFDLAPMDLGENCRREIVLKLEEMGFEIEASHHEVAPGQHEIDFKYADAIKAADQIQTFKLVVKTIARQHGLHATFMPKPLFGVNGSGMHCNQSLFKENENVFYDETDELGLSQTARHYMAGILKHARAMAAITNPTVNSYKRLVPGYEAPCYVAWSASNRSPMIRIPASRGLSTRVEVRNPDPAANPYLALAVMLRAGLDGIKRQLPLPAPIDRNIYVMSEEERIEEGIPSLPADLKEALSELIRSEVISDALGDHALAYFYELKEIEWDMYRTQVHQWERDQYLTLY; encoded by the coding sequence GTGAGTTATACCAGAGAAGATATTCTTCGGATTGCGAAAGAAGAAAATGTTCGTTTTATTCGTTTGCAGTTCACAGATTTGCTGGGCACTATTAAAAACGTTGAAATTCCAGTTAGCCAACTGGAAAAAGCATTGGACAATAAAATGATGTTTGACGGTTCTTCCATTGAAGGTTATGTGCGCATTGAAGAATCTGACATGTACTTATATCCGGATTTGGACACATGGGTTGTATTCCCTTGGGTAACCTCAGATCGTGTAGCTCGTTTGATCTGTGATATTTACAAGCCGGACGGAGTTCCGTTTGCAGGTGACCCGCGCGGTATTTTGAAGCGTGTACTTAAGGAAGCGGAAGAGCTGGGATACACTTCGATGAATGTTGGACCTGAACCGGAATTCTTCCTGTTCAAAACAGATGAAAAGGGCGAGCCGACCACAGAGCTGAATGACCAAGGCGGATATTTTGACCTGGCACCAATGGATCTCGGTGAAAACTGCCGTCGTGAAATTGTTCTTAAGCTTGAAGAAATGGGCTTTGAAATTGAAGCATCCCACCATGAGGTTGCACCTGGTCAGCATGAGATTGACTTTAAATATGCGGATGCGATCAAAGCAGCGGATCAGATTCAAACATTCAAGCTCGTTGTTAAGACGATTGCACGTCAGCATGGTCTGCATGCTACCTTTATGCCAAAACCTTTGTTTGGTGTGAATGGCTCCGGTATGCACTGCAACCAGTCATTGTTCAAGGAAAATGAGAACGTATTTTATGATGAAACGGACGAACTCGGATTGAGTCAAACAGCCCGCCACTATATGGCTGGTATTCTCAAGCACGCACGTGCAATGGCCGCAATCACGAATCCGACGGTAAATTCATATAAGCGTCTCGTACCAGGCTATGAAGCGCCTTGTTATGTTGCCTGGTCCGCAAGTAACCGCAGCCCGATGATTCGGATTCCTGCATCTCGTGGCCTGAGCACTCGCGTCGAAGTTCGTAACCCTGACCCGGCTGCGAATCCGTATTTGGCCTTGGCTGTGATGCTGAGAGCTGGTTTGGATGGCATCAAACGCCAACTGCCTCTGCCAGCTCCAATTGATCGTAACATCTACGTTATGTCCGAGGAAGAGCGCATCGAAGAAGGCATTCCAAGCCTGCCTGCAGACTTGAAGGAAGCCTTGTCGGAGCTCATTCGGAGCGAAGTCATCTCTGACGCACTGGGCGACCATGCTCTGGCATACTTCTACGAGCTTAAAGAAATTGAATGGGACATGTACAGAACACAGGTTCACCAGTGGGAACGTGATCAATATCTGACGTTGTATTAA
- the hfq gene encoding RNA chaperone Hfq has protein sequence MNKSINIQDTFLNQLRKDSIPVTVYLINGFQVRGTIKAFDNFTIVIDSDGKQQLIYKHAISTFTPQRNVSLVQQQDHIGDN, from the coding sequence ATGAACAAGTCTATTAATATCCAAGATACGTTTCTGAATCAATTGCGGAAGGATTCTATACCTGTCACGGTATACCTCATCAATGGATTTCAGGTGCGGGGAACGATTAAGGCCTTTGACAATTTCACAATTGTTATTGATTCCGATGGGAAGCAACAGCTGATTTACAAGCATGCTATATCCACCTTTACACCGCAACGTAATGTATCGCTTGTACAGCAACAGGATCATATCGGCGATAACTGA
- a CDS encoding penicillin-binding protein 1A, with translation MPNDSLSRSGNRNRNTPKEKPKGKKKKITGKRIGWTLFITAALAIFCALAGYLFVMVNGEQIYKANKDKINVNGTSKVYDRNGVLMGELSVQKSDPVTSEEIPDLLKKAFVATEDKRFYEHQGVDIWSIGRAAVKDIVARSAVEGGSTLTQQLAKNLFLSRDKTFFRKATEVSIAMALERNLTKDEIITLYLNRIWFGRSYSGIKAASEGYFGVTDLKQLKLWQIATLAAIPKGPSKYNPISNPEDSKARRAVVLQLMFEQGMIGKQEMEAAKAVNYDYKQPEKVQKYQNFMEYVMNEAEDALPGVSGNDLIIGGYQIHTTMDAQAQNALDQAMADDDMFEKSPDDQPVQASMVIINNQTGGIAAMAPGRDYKRGTFNRATQSRRQPGSAFKPIAAYAPALESGKFTMDTPLSNERQSFNGYSPKNLHGYSSTISMTDAITKSENIPPVWLLNQIGVEKGVQFAESLGIPMDKNDHSLAIALGGLSKGTNTLEMAQAYSAFANKGQFQKAYSIKQINNSDDQVIYTHEEAFKPVMSEKTAYEMTQMMQNVVNSGTGRKARIDWPVAGKTGTTQSGISGNSGNRDIWFVGYTPEYTGAVWMGYDKPDGKHMLRNYSGQSAAFFGRVMGDALKGHPVTQFSQPKGYEPPVVEKPVETVQATAPSGLNGSYSQDTQIVSLSWTASAGDNVQYRVYRKGSSDPDFTPIMEAMKGTSGEDTSPVPGNTYEYYVVAYGPDGKESERSNTISVEVPADTTPVDPQQGTDPNQDGTLPDNGGVTDGQNGTDQGNTNPGGADNGTGTDQVPMTPGDTSGNGTGGTGNDNGSSGNGIDTNQGNGQTTIPDTGTVNGETTVNPNDISTSTTGTLGDGGQENNFNDHSNSNRGHRNRN, from the coding sequence ATGCCAAACGATTCATTGTCCAGATCCGGCAATCGCAATAGAAACACACCTAAAGAGAAGCCGAAGGGCAAGAAAAAGAAAATTACAGGTAAGCGAATTGGATGGACGCTGTTTATTACGGCAGCGTTAGCCATATTCTGCGCACTTGCCGGATACTTGTTCGTCATGGTCAATGGCGAGCAGATTTACAAAGCCAACAAGGATAAAATTAACGTGAATGGGACATCGAAGGTTTATGACCGCAACGGTGTGCTTATGGGTGAGCTGTCTGTACAAAAAAGCGATCCTGTCACAAGTGAAGAAATTCCGGATTTGCTTAAAAAAGCTTTTGTAGCAACGGAGGATAAACGATTTTACGAGCATCAGGGTGTCGATATTTGGTCCATTGGGCGGGCGGCTGTCAAGGATATCGTAGCCCGTTCAGCGGTGGAGGGCGGCAGTACGCTGACCCAGCAGTTGGCCAAAAACCTGTTTTTGTCGCGTGACAAAACCTTTTTCCGTAAAGCGACCGAGGTATCTATTGCCATGGCTTTGGAACGGAATTTGACAAAAGATGAGATTATCACACTTTATCTAAACCGGATTTGGTTTGGACGTTCGTATTCCGGTATTAAAGCAGCATCGGAAGGTTATTTTGGAGTGACAGATTTAAAACAATTAAAGTTGTGGCAGATTGCTACACTGGCCGCCATTCCGAAAGGACCTTCCAAATACAATCCGATCAGTAACCCGGAAGACTCGAAGGCCCGGCGTGCGGTGGTTCTTCAGCTGATGTTCGAGCAGGGGATGATTGGCAAGCAGGAGATGGAAGCAGCCAAAGCTGTAAATTACGATTACAAGCAGCCGGAAAAAGTGCAAAAGTATCAGAATTTTATGGAATATGTGATGAATGAGGCAGAGGATGCCTTGCCAGGAGTCAGCGGGAATGATCTGATCATTGGCGGTTATCAAATTCATACGACCATGGATGCTCAGGCTCAAAATGCACTGGATCAGGCGATGGCAGATGATGATATGTTCGAAAAAAGCCCGGACGATCAGCCTGTTCAAGCCTCTATGGTTATTATTAACAACCAAACGGGCGGAATAGCCGCAATGGCACCCGGACGGGATTACAAGAGGGGAACCTTTAACCGTGCAACACAAAGCCGCAGACAGCCAGGCTCGGCCTTTAAACCTATTGCGGCGTATGCGCCGGCTCTCGAATCCGGCAAATTTACGATGGATACCCCTTTAAGTAACGAACGGCAGAGCTTTAATGGGTACAGCCCGAAAAACTTGCATGGTTACTCTTCGACCATCAGTATGACCGATGCGATTACAAAGTCTGAAAATATCCCGCCAGTATGGTTGCTGAACCAAATCGGCGTGGAAAAAGGGGTTCAGTTCGCGGAAAGCCTGGGCATTCCGATGGATAAGAATGATCACTCGCTTGCTATCGCATTGGGTGGATTAAGCAAAGGGACAAATACCCTTGAAATGGCACAGGCGTACAGCGCTTTTGCCAATAAGGGACAATTCCAAAAGGCTTATTCCATTAAGCAAATTAATAATAGTGATGATCAAGTGATTTATACTCATGAAGAGGCATTCAAGCCTGTAATGAGTGAGAAAACAGCTTATGAAATGACACAGATGATGCAAAATGTAGTCAATAGTGGCACAGGCCGCAAAGCGCGTATTGACTGGCCTGTAGCCGGTAAGACAGGTACGACGCAAAGTGGAATCAGCGGTAACAGCGGCAACCGGGACATCTGGTTTGTCGGTTATACGCCGGAGTATACCGGAGCCGTATGGATGGGATATGACAAGCCTGACGGCAAGCATATGCTGAGGAACTACAGCGGACAGTCGGCAGCCTTTTTCGGCAGAGTCATGGGCGATGCGCTCAAGGGACATCCGGTTACGCAATTCTCTCAGCCGAAGGGATATGAGCCGCCGGTAGTTGAGAAACCGGTTGAGACTGTTCAGGCTACTGCTCCAAGCGGTTTGAACGGATCTTATAGTCAGGATACGCAAATTGTATCTCTATCATGGACTGCATCGGCGGGTGATAATGTACAATATCGTGTGTATCGCAAAGGGTCTTCCGATCCAGACTTTACGCCGATTATGGAGGCAATGAAGGGCACAAGCGGTGAAGATACGTCTCCTGTGCCAGGAAATACGTATGAATATTATGTAGTCGCTTATGGACCGGATGGTAAGGAATCCGAACGTTCCAATACAATTAGTGTGGAAGTTCCGGCAGACACCACTCCGGTGGATCCACAACAGGGAACTGATCCGAATCAGGATGGAACCTTACCGGACAACGGTGGAGTTACAGATGGCCAAAATGGTACGGATCAGGGAAATACAAATCCTGGTGGCGCCGATAACGGCACTGGCACGGATCAAGTTCCGATGACTCCTGGGGATACCAGTGGAAATGGCACTGGGGGTACAGGCAACGACAATGGAAGCTCCGGTAACGGAATTGATACGAACCAGGGGAATGGTCAGACAACTATACCGGATACAGGGACTGTCAATGGTGAGACAACGGTGAATCCGAATGATATCAGTACATCTACTACAGGAACCCTGGGGGATGGAGGTCAGGAAAACAATTTCAACGACCATTCGAACTCCAATCGTGGACACCGCAACCGGAATTAG
- a CDS encoding YdcF family protein produces the protein MNVLQWMGNIGPKCPDPQNRPSRPGKRCILLKRLVLCLLMVILIGLVWAGFRVWNMNTAASTSPLQQAQIGIVLGASMWGAEPSPGLKERLEEALRLYRNGTVKRLIVSGGLDKPDFPYTEAEGMQRYLVERGIPVQHIVLENHATSTYENLLYSQRIMREYGWTSTVIITHSYHGPRALEIAQFLNFAHPQMALTESRVLNMPLHQSREVLAYAKWTLQRWWISAQTWLA, from the coding sequence GTGAATGTTTTGCAGTGGATGGGTAACATCGGGCCAAAATGCCCTGATCCTCAGAATAGGCCAAGTCGCCCGGGGAAAAGATGTATCTTGCTCAAGCGTCTCGTACTTTGCTTGCTGATGGTTATATTGATCGGATTGGTATGGGCAGGTTTCCGAGTTTGGAACATGAATACAGCCGCCTCTACCTCTCCGCTCCAGCAAGCACAAATCGGAATCGTGCTGGGGGCTTCCATGTGGGGTGCAGAGCCAAGCCCCGGATTAAAGGAGAGGCTGGAAGAAGCCTTGCGGCTATACCGCAATGGGACCGTCAAGCGTCTGATTGTAAGTGGAGGGCTGGATAAGCCTGATTTTCCGTATACAGAGGCCGAAGGAATGCAACGCTATCTGGTAGAAAGGGGTATCCCTGTCCAGCATATTGTACTGGAGAACCATGCTACCAGCACCTACGAAAATTTGCTGTATAGCCAGCGAATCATGAGAGAGTATGGCTGGACCTCGACTGTGATCATTACACATAGCTATCATGGCCCTCGCGCGCTGGAGATCGCTCAATTTTTGAATTTCGCTCATCCTCAGATGGCTCTGACGGAATCCAGAGTATTGAATATGCCGCTTCATCAATCGAGAGAAGTATTGGCTTACGCTAAATGGACGCTGCAACGGTGGTGGATCAGCGCTCAAACTTGGCTGGCCTGA
- a CDS encoding AAA family ATPase, with the protein MNGRGIAAGKRSEERPSRQINVVLRSPEPTASVIVDEKEAAASTKSQALPQYLSLYQEIQKELDHLVGLDNIKDLVFEVYAFLQITHMRTDAGLLSNAHVYHMIFKGNPGTGKTTVARIIAKMLQKMGVLSKGHLIEVERADLVGEYIGHTAQKTRDLVKKSLGGVLFIDEAYSLARGGEKDFGKEAIDTLVKAMEDQKNQFILILAGYSGEMDFFLRTNPGLPSRFPIQLDFPDYTVDQLIQISEMMAKERDYILMPQSILKMKEHLLNERNDSLHAFSNARYVRNVIEKAIRHQAVRLLNQYRSGQPGKQELMTLRPEDLKLDKR; encoded by the coding sequence ATGAACGGACGGGGAATTGCCGCGGGCAAGCGGTCGGAGGAGAGACCTTCCAGACAAATCAATGTCGTGCTGCGTAGCCCGGAGCCGACAGCTTCGGTGATTGTGGACGAAAAGGAAGCAGCAGCTTCAACCAAGTCGCAGGCGCTACCGCAGTATCTCAGTCTTTATCAGGAAATTCAGAAAGAGCTCGATCATCTCGTTGGCTTGGATAACATCAAAGACCTGGTATTTGAAGTATATGCTTTTCTGCAAATCACCCATATGCGCACGGATGCGGGATTGCTGAGTAATGCCCATGTATATCACATGATTTTCAAAGGAAATCCAGGTACGGGGAAAACGACGGTAGCCCGCATTATCGCTAAAATGCTGCAAAAAATGGGAGTACTGAGCAAAGGTCATCTGATTGAGGTGGAAAGAGCTGATCTGGTAGGGGAGTATATTGGGCACACAGCGCAAAAAACGCGGGATCTGGTTAAAAAATCTCTAGGCGGTGTGCTGTTCATTGATGAGGCCTACAGCTTGGCACGCGGAGGGGAAAAGGATTTCGGCAAAGAGGCGATTGATACCTTGGTAAAGGCTATGGAAGACCAAAAAAATCAATTTATTTTGATTCTCGCTGGGTATTCAGGAGAAATGGACTTTTTTTTGCGAACAAATCCAGGTCTGCCTTCTCGCTTTCCGATCCAGCTGGATTTTCCCGACTATACCGTCGATCAGCTTATCCAAATTTCCGAGATGATGGCTAAGGAACGGGATTATATTCTTATGCCCCAATCCATACTCAAAATGAAAGAGCATTTGCTGAACGAGCGCAATGACAGTCTTCATGCATTCAGTAATGCGCGTTATGTCCGTAACGTGATTGAAAAAGCGATTCGGCATCAGGCCGTCAGACTCCTCAATCAGTACAGAAGCGGGCAGCCCGGAAAGCAAGAATTGATGACGCTGCGGCCAGAGGATTTGAAATTGGACAAAAGATAG
- a CDS encoding DUF402 domain-containing protein: MKRKFGDRANWRRITNRKFACRYVESDAFTGYVTLYTILSLKEPLWKSYGGHTFCIADKGYSWLQYYPKGEHYVVTAMFDNREQIVEWYIDTCRNQGVTDQGVPWFDDLYLDVVVLKNGEIFLVDEDELEEALQRGHISTQEAELANRTAADVLHRIDAHMFPYFKMSLKHRAEWFHNGDFKRDR; encoded by the coding sequence ATGAAGCGCAAATTCGGAGACCGGGCCAACTGGCGCAGAATAACGAATCGCAAGTTTGCTTGCCGCTATGTAGAAAGTGACGCGTTTACAGGATATGTGACCCTGTATACCATTTTGAGTCTCAAGGAGCCGTTATGGAAAAGCTACGGTGGTCATACGTTTTGCATAGCCGATAAAGGTTATTCCTGGCTGCAGTATTATCCAAAAGGTGAGCATTATGTGGTGACAGCTATGTTTGACAATCGGGAGCAGATCGTGGAATGGTACATTGATACCTGCCGAAATCAGGGTGTAACCGATCAGGGTGTCCCTTGGTTTGACGATTTGTATCTGGATGTCGTGGTGCTCAAAAATGGTGAAATCTTCTTGGTGGATGAGGATGAGCTGGAGGAAGCGCTACAACGCGGGCATATCTCAACGCAAGAGGCAGAATTGGCTAATCGTACAGCGGCTGATGTGCTACATCGGATAGATGCCCACATGTTCCCCTATTTTAAAATGTCGCTGAAACACCGTGCGGAATGGTTTCATAACGGTGATTTCAAAAGGGATCGGTGA
- a CDS encoding aminotransferase class I/II-fold pyridoxal phosphate-dependent enzyme — protein MVVFSPEIQQIQGMVEQKIQERIRHIDQIVDTNQWKVIQSFQRKQVSDFHFAGSTGYAYNDRGREVLEEVYADVFGAEAALVRPHFASGTHTIATALFGVLRPGDELLYITGRPYDTLHKVIGKPGDGTGSLQDFGVTYGETALTAEGKVDWEAVEAAIHANTKVVGIQRSRGYDWRASFSVADIEEMTARVKAIKPDVIVFVDNCYGEFTEKQEPTQVGVDLMAGSLIKNPGGGIAETGGYICGKQEYVELAAYRLTAPGIGGEVGAMLGTTRGIFQGLFLAPTLVGQAVKGSVFAAAVFEEMGFETKPAWHEERTDLIQAISFSGPEHLIAFVQGIQRAAAVDSHVVPEPWDMPGYEHPVIMAAGTFIQGGSLELSADAPIREPYIGYMQGGLTYSHVKYGVLMALQTMKDRKLL, from the coding sequence ATGGTAGTTTTCAGTCCGGAAATTCAACAAATTCAGGGAATGGTAGAACAAAAAATACAGGAACGTATACGGCATATAGATCAGATTGTAGATACAAATCAGTGGAAGGTTATTCAGTCTTTTCAGCGGAAGCAAGTAAGCGATTTTCATTTTGCAGGTTCTACCGGATATGCATACAATGACCGGGGACGTGAGGTGCTGGAGGAGGTCTATGCCGATGTATTCGGTGCGGAGGCAGCGTTGGTGCGTCCGCATTTTGCTTCGGGCACTCATACAATCGCCACTGCTTTGTTTGGTGTGTTGCGTCCGGGAGATGAACTGTTGTATATCACCGGGCGGCCTTATGATACGCTGCACAAGGTGATTGGCAAGCCCGGCGACGGAACAGGATCATTACAGGATTTTGGTGTTACCTATGGAGAAACAGCATTAACAGCAGAAGGCAAAGTGGACTGGGAAGCGGTAGAGGCCGCAATCCATGCCAATACCAAGGTGGTCGGTATCCAGCGCTCTCGCGGCTACGATTGGAGAGCTTCCTTTAGTGTAGCCGACATTGAGGAAATGACAGCGCGTGTTAAGGCGATAAAACCGGACGTTATTGTCTTTGTGGACAATTGCTATGGCGAATTTACAGAAAAGCAGGAGCCGACTCAGGTCGGGGTCGATTTGATGGCAGGTTCACTAATTAAAAATCCCGGTGGCGGCATTGCCGAAACCGGTGGGTATATCTGTGGTAAACAAGAGTATGTGGAACTGGCAGCCTATCGACTAACAGCACCAGGAATTGGCGGAGAAGTAGGAGCCATGTTGGGGACCACGCGAGGTATCTTTCAGGGCTTATTCCTCGCTCCAACACTGGTCGGGCAGGCAGTTAAAGGCAGTGTATTTGCAGCTGCGGTTTTTGAAGAAATGGGCTTTGAGACTAAGCCGGCTTGGCATGAGGAGCGCACGGATTTGATTCAGGCCATCTCTTTTAGCGGACCAGAGCATCTCATTGCTTTTGTGCAGGGAATTCAGCGCGCTGCCGCCGTGGATAGCCATGTGGTACCTGAGCCGTGGGATATGCCGGGCTACGAGCATCCGGTTATCATGGCGGCCGGTACATTTATACAAGGGGGAAGTTTGGAGTTATCTGCAGATGCACCGATTCGTGAACCTTATATTGGTTACATGCAAGGGGGCTTAACCTACTCTCATGTGAAATATGGAGTGCTTATGGCCCTGCAAACGATGAAAGATCGTAAATTATTGTGA
- the hflX gene encoding GTPase HflX, with the protein MANSTHDTQTEMQDKAVLVSLITDEVKRSGINTEYSLDELVKLAETAGVEVLSVLTQNRETKDSKWFIGKGKVEELRAVAEELGANTAIFDQELSGAQVRNLEESLDLKIIDRTQLILDIFAQRAKTREGIIQVELAQLSYLLPRLSGHGKNLSRLGGGIGTRGPGESKLETDRRHIRDRISDLKRQLEEVTRHRYLHRERRQKSGIVQVALVGYTNAGKSTLLKQLTAADVYIENQLFATLDPTSRTMELPSGKEVILTDTVGFIQNLPHDLVASFRATLEEANEAHLILHVVDASSDMRDEQMKVVETILQQLGAADKPQIVLFNKKDACTPEQLEMLPSGEGYLKISSFDEGDLLRIRELVQEHLSGDTLRFRIPAGRGDLTSVLYRIGDVLLTEYDGNDVIYEVEIQRGEYEKYGHALSEFTEA; encoded by the coding sequence ATGGCGAACTCCACTCATGATACACAAACCGAAATGCAGGACAAGGCGGTACTGGTCAGTCTGATTACAGATGAAGTCAAACGTTCTGGCATCAATACGGAATATTCGCTGGATGAGCTGGTGAAGCTGGCTGAGACAGCGGGAGTTGAAGTGCTGAGCGTCCTGACCCAGAATAGGGAGACCAAAGACTCCAAATGGTTTATTGGTAAAGGTAAAGTAGAGGAATTACGTGCGGTTGCCGAGGAATTGGGAGCGAATACAGCTATTTTTGACCAGGAGCTATCGGGAGCTCAGGTACGAAATCTGGAAGAAAGTCTGGATCTCAAGATTATTGACCGGACACAGCTTATTTTGGACATTTTTGCCCAGCGTGCGAAAACGCGTGAAGGCATTATTCAGGTTGAGCTGGCACAGCTGTCATATTTGCTGCCGCGTCTGTCCGGACACGGTAAGAACCTGTCACGGCTCGGGGGCGGAATCGGAACGCGTGGTCCTGGTGAAAGCAAGCTGGAAACAGACCGTCGTCATATCCGTGACCGTATCAGTGATCTGAAACGCCAGCTGGAAGAGGTGACCCGTCACCGCTATTTGCACAGGGAGCGCAGACAAAAGAGCGGTATTGTACAGGTAGCGCTGGTCGGCTATACCAATGCGGGCAAATCAACGCTGTTAAAGCAACTGACGGCTGCTGACGTATATATTGAAAACCAGCTGTTTGCAACGCTGGACCCTACTTCCAGAACGATGGAGCTGCCGAGTGGCAAAGAGGTTATTCTTACAGATACGGTCGGATTTATTCAAAATCTGCCACATGATTTGGTAGCTTCCTTCCGGGCTACTCTGGAGGAAGCTAATGAAGCTCATCTTATTTTACATGTCGTGGATGCTTCTTCCGATATGCGTGACGAACAGATGAAAGTTGTAGAGACGATCTTGCAACAGCTGGGTGCTGCGGACAAGCCTCAGATTGTATTATTTAACAAAAAAGATGCTTGTACCCCTGAGCAGTTGGAAATGCTTCCTTCCGGGGAGGGATATTTAAAAATCAGTTCATTTGATGAAGGGGATTTGCTGCGCATCCGTGAGCTGGTTCAAGAGCATTTGAGCGGTGATACACTGAGATTCCGTATTCCTGCGGGACGTGGCGACCTGACATCGGTGCTTTATCGTATCGGGGATGTGCTGCTGACGGAGTATGACGGCAATGACGTCATATATGAGGTGGAAATTCAAAGAGGCGAGTATGAAAAATATGGTCATGCGCTTAGTGAGTTCACAGAAGCTTAA
- a CDS encoding MerR family transcriptional regulator, giving the protein MGDEIRRNMALFPIGIVMKLTDLSARQIRYYEQHNLIVPARTSGNQRLFSFNDVERLLEIKALIEKGVNIAGIKQVMNPVTKESEEATVITADTEVKRREMSDTQLHRLLKQQLVAGKRPGQVSLIQGELSRFFNKR; this is encoded by the coding sequence ATGGGCGATGAAATTCGCAGAAATATGGCCTTATTTCCAATAGGTATTGTCATGAAGCTAACGGACTTGTCAGCACGTCAGATTCGTTATTATGAGCAGCATAACTTGATAGTTCCTGCCCGTACATCGGGAAACCAACGCCTTTTTTCTTTTAATGACGTCGAGCGACTGCTTGAAATCAAGGCGTTGATTGAAAAGGGTGTTAACATTGCGGGAATTAAACAAGTCATGAATCCGGTCACCAAAGAATCGGAGGAGGCTACGGTTATTACTGCAGACACGGAAGTCAAACGCCGTGAAATGTCTGATACTCAGCTTCACCGCTTGTTGAAGCAACAGCTTGTGGCAGGCAAAAGACCAGGACAGGTATCCCTGATCCAAGGTGAACTATCACGGTTTTTCAATAAAAGATAA